Within Haematobia irritans isolate KBUSLIRL chromosome 2, ASM5000362v1, whole genome shotgun sequence, the genomic segment CTTCTACCTTCTGGAAATTTTGAATTCAAGTGTGAGTAGCCTGTGTGTCCTTCTTCAATTGCTTCGACCTGTTATATTCAAATATTAATCAAGTATTAAACAGTCATGAACCCTTATAAAACTGAGATCAAATTATGTTGGACCACCCATAAGTACTCTgcgatttttattatttatcgtttTTGCCAACAGAATACTGAAGTTTTGTTCGACACTGTCCAGCGACCGATGACTACGAatgccattgtaaaaaaatagcaTGTTGCTCTCAAGACGCCATAATTGTAGTCAGTTGTAATTTTGGCGCCATATAGTTGAAAGCGTTTGCAAATATTTCGCCGGTTGTCATCTACAAAGGCTTCTGGTTTCGTTAATtaacatattttattatttttgtgtcaTTTGTTAAGTAGTATTTCGTacgttaatatttttatttattttagttgataaataatattttttttcatttaatttttgttattttttcatttcttttcttcattttgttttttttttgttaacccTTCCTTCACAAATACACCGTCATCCATGTAATTGCTAATCCGTCATTGATGACGATGAATACCTCAACATCCCCACCACCATCATTGAATACAATAAAACCATCGTGTGTTACTAtaactgctgctgctgttggtgTTGTTATACCTTCCTCTGTATTTGCCTTAACAAATGCTATTGGTTCTAATGCCACGGAAACGGTAATTGCCAATAATGATGGATACTCTGATTATCATCATCGACGACGACTACTACGATGTCGGGAACATCAAAATCATTGGCGCACTGCAGATGGCGATGATAATAGCATAAATGACATTACACAGTTAAGTAGTAGCAGTGACACCCAGAGTGATGAGAGTACTACAAACATTGATGAAGTACTGTCGTTCAAAACGAAACAGTATACTgccaacaccaacaacaataacaactacaaaaaCATATGCCCCAGCAATTTGGATCAAGCATATGCAGCGACATCAACAATTGCCTCGGCTGCCGCCTCTGTGGCTGTTGCAGCTACAAATCCAAATAGTGGTGGTAGCAATGACCAtcataaaattaatcaaaataacaccaccaacaaaaacaacaacagcagtagCACAAATGGCAGCGGTCCATATCATCCACATAGTGTTATTTCCAGTACACGACGCAAACCGAGCGTTAGCACCAGCACTGGCGTCAGCGTTAGTGCTGGCTATCCCGGTCTAATGTCATCCATGAACACCAGCAATAATCTCAGTGATAAATTTGATCAGCGTCCCATTAAACATCATTCTTTTGTCTCAGAAGTGCCGGATGTTAAACATATGGAGCGTGCTCTGTTAGGACTATTGGATGATTTTCATTCGGGGAAGCTGAAAGCGTTTGGtgagtatatatttttaattgtggTAGCGTTGCACTATGTGGTAGAATATCAATTTTACTTTTGAGGTTTTCTGGTCGTAATTTAAAATTGAACGTGAAATTATTTGATGTCTATCATCGAAATAGGAATATTTGGGAACTGAACTTTTCTAATATAATAcatggataattttaaattctatGCTCTCTAAAAGAATCATGACCATCGGAATCGACTTCTAGAGGGAAGAgggaataaataatataaacatCATGAAAAGTTGTATTGGGCTATTttccaccatgttataatacaatttgcatcaatttttttttgatttagttttgattttagcggctaaactcgaacttattaCCCACCTTAACAATGAAGTAGTTTATTGGTTGGAAGAGCACCGCCTGTTGGAGGAGTTGGGAGACGGCCGCCTAAAATATCTAGATATCCCAGCGACCATTTGGGATCTTCAGATATCTAAAtaacaaattctactccctttatCCAGCTATTTTGGCACAAACAAGCAATTTGTAAGAAAATAAATCATATCATAGGTTGGAAACGTCCCAACAATTAGAGTCTCCAGTTATGTAGACCTCTTCCTTCTGCATCCAAATCATAGTGATCTTTTACTTTGCATGTCCTATAACAGGCTTGACAACAACTTCACCCTCGACGCATGTACCAGAGGCACTGGATTCCTTTTCGCTACTTTTCCATAATTCTTTACTAATGCAGATACTAAACACAGCCACAGTTGTAACAACGTACGTTGTCCAAGGACTTAAACACCCCCATGGGAATTCAAATATGTATGACTACCCAAACCCACTCCCTACCCCAAATTCCAATCCCTATCCCATCCCTTCTCTTTTTCCCTCCCGAACAGAGATTGCCGTTCAATCTGCTCAGAATTCTCCTCTGTTCCATCGACATTGAAAGCAATCCAGACCAGTGGACTACGTGTGTTCATATTGTTCGCGACCAGTCACGCGCTGATGTTACTCTGTGATGTGTAGCGAATGTCTGGGTAGTCTAAATAGCGGGCCCTCTCATATTGCGACTGCAAATCCCAAATCACCTAACGTTTCACTGCAATGGTCTGACAAGGAAAATTGCGAAAATCACAGATTTCATGGACAAGAAGGGTTTCTCAGGGCGCGCTTCAGGAGACTAAACTCTCCAGTAGAAATGGTCTCTCTAGATCATCCTCCTACTCTGCTCTACGACAGTAAATTCCAAATTCCAATCCCTATCCCATCTCTTCTCTTTTTCCCTCCTGAACAGAGATTGCCGTTCAATCTGCTCGGAATTCTCCTCCTTTGTTCCAGCGGCATTGAAAGCAATCCAGACCAGTGGACTACGTGTATTCATTTTGTTTGCGACCAGTCACGCGCTGATGTTACTCTGTGATGTGTAGGGAATGTCTGGGTAGTCTAAATAGCGGGTCCTCTCATATTGCGACTGCAAATCCCAAATCACCTAACATTTCACTGCAATGGTCTGACAAGGAAGAATTGCGaaaatcacaaattttattgacaaGAAGGGTTTCTCAGGGCGCGCTTCAGGGGACTAAACTCTCCAGTAGGAATGGTCTCTGTAGATCATCCTCTTACTCTGCTCTACGACAGTAAATTCCAAATTCCAATCCCTCTCCCATCTCTTTTTCCCTCCTGAACAGAGTTTACCGTTCAGTCTGCTCAGAATTCTCGTCCTTTGTTGCAGCGACATTGGAAGCAATCCAGGACTAGTGGAGTACGTGTGTTCAGCTTGTTCGCGACCAGTCAGGCACTGATGTTACTCTGTGATGTGGAGCGAATGTCTGGGTAGTCACAATAGAGCGCCCCACTCATATAACGACTGTAAATCCCAAATCACCTAACGTTTCACTGCAACGAGCTGACAAGGAAGATTGCTGAAATCACAGATTTCATTGACAAGAAGGGTATTTTCATTGGCGCGCTCCAGGAGACTAAACTCTCCAGTGAAGGGTCTCTCTAAATCATCCTGCTACTCTCCTCTAAGACAGGAAAGAGAAAGTAATTCCGGTGGGGGGAATAGCATTCGTTGTCCACGATTCCGTGAGATACAGACCCATGTCATTGACCACGACTGACTCCCATCAAGAGATACTGGGGATAACTACTCTCCTCTAAGACAGGAAAGAGAAAGTAATGCCGGTGGGGGGAATAGCTTTCGTTGTCCACGATTCCGTGAGATACAGACCCATGCCATTCACCACGACTGACTCCCATTAAGAGATACTGGGGATAACTGTTACGGTGGAGGAGGCAGATATATGTATTATCATTGTATATATTCCTCCCGATTCGGTGTGCCAGGCAGGTTAAGCCAGTACTGAGGCAATACCTCAGTGGTGAGAAAACTATACTGTTagacgacctgaatgctcattaTGACAGTTGGTATTCAGGGCTTGGATGTGATGGCAGGGGAGAATTGATTGCGCATCAGTTGGATGACACAGATTTCTGTGTGCTAAACGAAGACCACCCTACTCGTATAATGTCTTTATGACGAAGTTCCCCGGACGTCACTATAGTTAGCTCTGAACTCCCCATCACAGTTAAAATTGATATAGGGACAGACACCGTTATTCCCGAGAAGAAAACGTTTATGAACTTTGGTAAAGGTAACTGGGAGTTATATACCTCGCTTGTAGAGTACGAGATTGGCACTGCCCCACTGCCAATGTCAGCGCCGGCTGGAGACAAGTTTTTCTGGTGTCTTGGAGAGAGCGTGCAAACCAGCGGGTCGTATTCCCAACACCCGTCCGTATTTTCTCATGCAATAAGATTGTCAGAGAAGAGAGACGAGATCCAGGTAATCCCGAGTATCGCTTAGTAGATCGACCTCCCATAAACGGGAAAAGTGACGCAAGCTTTTGGAGGAGTCCAATCTTGGATCCAAACGGCTGTGGTCGATGATTCGGAATCTCTTGAACCGTAAGGGGAAATATAACATTTCCTTTCGTTAGAGGGGCAAACTTCAAAGGACGATACCCGTGGAGCGAATGCCTTCCACAGACAATTTATGAAGCACCCCCAGACAGTATACCGTGCCAGCAGAAGGCAAAGGTGTACATTTGGACTAGAGAGGTTCCCTATGGTCAACAGCCAGGAGTATGTAGTATGTAGACCAGGCGATAAAGGTCGTTCAAAGTTCTACCGCAATTGGCTGGACCATACCTTCAATTCATGAAGCTATTTTACTGTCCTACTTCACAGAACACCTAATGTTGGCAGAACATCAGTATGGTTTTCGATCGTGCGGGAGTACGGCCACTGCGTTGTGTGAAATAACAGCCAACATTGCTGAGGGATTGAATTACAAGAGGCCGCGTAAACGTTCTATTCTCAAAGAATTGGGTCTGCCTAAAACAGTAGTCCACAACACCGTCTTTAGAGATATTATGGAAACTTCCGTGCCTAGTAATCTTAAGAAATGGCTGGGAAACTATATGACTGACAGAGAGTCTTATGtagaatttttagagaaaacatCTTCGCCAAGAAAGAATACGCAAGTCGTACCTCAAGGCGGTGTACTTAACTCTTACGTCGCGGGAAAATCCTCTTCCACCACAAGATTTTTATCTGATAACCTATGTGGACGACTGTTGTGCATGTGCATGAGGTAGAGACATCAAACTTGAGGTGACGATTAATGACTACCTCACTGCCAGAAGAAATCTTAAACGTTTTGCTCCTAAATCGACGGCAACTATTTTCACATCGTGGACCAAAGAAGTCAACGAGGAGCTTGATATCCACTTTCGTGGCCATAGCATCCCTACTTGCAAGAACACCAAGGTTCTTGGTGTGACATTTGGTAGTCGTTTCCCTTTTGGAAAGCATGCAAAAATAGTTGCTAAAAACAATGGGAGTACAAACAAGATCCTGTAGGCATCGGCTGCTAGCACTTGGCGGAAAGATAAAGAGACGATTCAAAAGATCTACGAGTCTATTGGTAGTCCTCTTATCGATTATGTGACACCCGTTTAGAGTCCCATTATTAGCGAGACTCAATGGAGAAATCTTTGATTTCTCGATCTAAAATACTACGTTGCGGATTGCCAGTCCAAAATGTTCTCGGTGATGCAACAttgcgatctcctgattttcgcAGCACCTGAAAAAGTGCAGATAGGATAAACCACCCAAATTATGCCAACTCCAGGAGGGCACAATCTGAACAAGCCAAGCTCACTCGTTTCGATTTACGGAAGGAGCAGAAATCAATTAACCATCCCATCGGCGATGACAATGATAAGGGAATAAGGGCGGAAGGGTATTACACATGGCAGTGGTTCAGAAGGTGCAGCGTTGTGCTGGACGGAAAACAACGATTACGAAGGACAGCTTCCTAGAGAGACCAGCTCGGTGCTATCTTAGCTAAAATCTGTCATCTCTATGTATTCAAACAGTCATCTCTCCCTTCTGAACACGGCACTTCAAGATATCTCCCCGAATTGTGAACATTCGTCTCACTTCACAAGATGTCTCTTTGAAGAGAAGAACAGGTCTACAAATTAaaccaataaaataattttacagCGGGAAAATTTATGACATGCTTTATTTCAAGCCTTCTTAGAACACATGCCTGATTCAGGGAAAGCTTCCCATATTTTCCCACTGGGTTATgagttcttaaaaaaattgcaaattaaaaatgaacaaatatgtatgtatcgGTCCTGGTAAATTCAACATTTGGTTTGACTCCAACTACCACaccttcctcttctataatttTTGGAAAGCATGCAATATCCAGTTGTGTTGGTTTGTTGtatgttttcaaatttaaaaaacttcCATTGCCcatgaaaaaaaagttttaaagattaataataaaaaattgaatatctcTTTCGAAAACAAAaccacaataaataaaaaaaattgcattaagCGAAAATGAAATTTGCGTTCAATTTCTATCACAATAAGCTCACAATTAATCTTATCTTATCGataaaaaagcaaaacaaatttcCTTACTTTGACTCTTCAGTCTATTGTTTATAGTGTTTGGTCATAGCACTAGGGCACATTTGTTTATTAatatcgtttttttaaataaactgttttcttttctatacaaTACAATAGGTTCTGGTTGTACAATGGACCAAATGACCAAAATACGTGAACAACAGGAAAGTCTTGCCAAgttacattttgaattggctGCATCGGAAGAAGACTCACTGGAGAATGGCAACGATTTTAATGCTGCCAAAGCTCAAGAGAATATGTTGCAGTTAATGCAACGGCTTGAAcaactttcaatttcaattgaaCAACTGCAGACAAGCCATACAGGACTCTGAGATTTACTTCAAGCAACGTGTAACAGCATAGAAGATGGTGCTAATAAGAGaataacaacgatgcaaaatgCTAAGGTAGCTAACAACATGAATCTGGGTGCAAGATCGACAGGACAGCAACAACAGCGGCACCAGCAGCAGCAGCTGGCACCACCACCCCAAGCTGATGCTGATACACGTTTGCTTTTACTACTGTTGtgatttaattttctaaaagcaaaaaaacaaacaaacaaaccaagAAAACTGTGTAAACTTATGGTTCTATTATTTGGTTACCAAAATCAATTTCTAAAATATTACTAGTGTCTAAACTCTTGATAGtctttcctttgttttctttttttcaaggtGATCTATAAACTTCCCGATTAGAGTGATTAAAACCGGTGGACCCTTTTATCTTCTTACACCGATTGTAGGTTTTCGTGAAAATTCCATATTCGATTGACCGTTACAACCGGTGTTTTCAAGGCCTCAACAACCAGCTTTCGGTTTTTATATTTCCATTGTAAAATTGCAAATGtaacaatttaatttggaaacccATCCCTATTTTGTGTACACTCACGTCATCCATCGTCACTTTGTCTACGGTCTATTTCAAAGCCCTATAAATTGCATCATGAAAAAAATGATAACcaaaattgtgtttattttgttatttagttcattaataataaaaaaatcatatacagtcgaagctctatTTAACGAATAACctatttagcgaaaatccaatttaacgaacgtccaaATTCTTAACATTTAAATTTACGTTTGATTTTTATAAAGTATGATATTCCTAAAATTGCAATACTTCAAACACAACAAGGAAAACAAAAGGTAGCATAACAGACACCAAGAGTTGAGGGATTCCATCAAATCTCTAGAAAAAGGTATTTGAAAGCCGTGCACCTAGGATAGATAAGCTTGGGTATGGTGGAAACTTGATATTTTGGTTTGAGAGCCAATCTAAGTGAgccattcagttcattgtggtgCCACAggtgcttaacttgtttcttatCAATGAATGATGGCATCTTTCTTCTAGCCGAGACATACacacgtgccaaaaataatctaccaaaatttgaagaaaattttaccaaacatttACCAAATGTgatttattactattattaattttgaagtttttgataaaaattttgtaaaatgttaaattctatagaaaaatttgtcaaaattgtatgtctatagaaaacgttgccaaagttttatttctatagaaaatattgtaaaaatttaatttctctagaaaattttttcaaatttttttctctctagaaaattttgtaaaaattttatttccatagaaaattttgtcaaaattttatttctatagaaaattttgtccaaattttatttctaaagaaaattttgacaaaattgtatttctatagaaaattttgtcaaaattttatttctatagaaaatttttgtcaaattttatttatagaaaatcttgccaatattttatttctagaaaatattgtcaaaaatttatttctctagaaaatttcgtcaaaattttatttccctgtctattgaaaactttgccaatgttttatttctatagaaaatattgtaaaaatttcattactcaagaaaattttgtcaagtttgtttttctctagaaaattttgccaaaattttatttctgtagaaaattttgtcaaaattttatttctatagaaaattttgtcaaaattttatttctatagaaaattttgtcaaaattttatttctatagaaaattttgtcaaaattttatttctatagaaaattttgtcaaaattttatttctattgaaaattttgtcaaaattttatttctatagaaaattttgctaaaattttgtttctatagaaaattttgtcaaaattttatttctatagaaaattttgtcaaaattttatttctatagaaaattttgtcaaaattttatttccctgtctatagaaaactttgccaaggttttatttctatagaaaatattttcaaaatttcattactctaaaaaatgttgtcattttttttctctagaaattttgtcaatttttttctctagaaaattttgtaaaaattttatttctgtagaaaatttggtcaaaattttatttctatagaaaattttgtcaaaattttatttctctagaacattttgtcaaaaatttatttccctagaaaattttgtcaaaatttacgttgttaaaattttattcctatagacaattttgtcaaatgttaatttctatagaaatatttgtcacagttttatttctatagaaaatattgtcaaaatttcattactctagaaaattgtgtaaatttttttctctagaaaactttgttaaaattttatttctctagaatatttcgtcaaaattttatttccctagaaagttttatcaacattttttttcatttctctagaaaattttgtcaaaatttcatttctctagaacattttgtcaaaattttatttccctgtctatagaaaactttgccaaagttttatttctataggaaatattgccaaaatttcattactagaaaattgtgtcaattttttttctctagaaaattttgtcaattgtttttctctagaaaattttgtcaaaatttcagtactctagaaaattttgtcaatttttttctctagaaaattttgtcaaaaaaaatttcttttctagaaaatgttgtcaacattttatttctctagaaaattttgtcaaaattttatttctatagaaaatattgtcaaaattttatttctctagaaaatttgtcaaaattttatttctgtagaaaattttgtcaaattttttttctctataacattttgtaaaaaatttatttccctagaaaattttgtcaaaattttatttttctagaaaactttgcttaaattttatttctaaaagcgATATATCAAAgtcattaattgaaataatattatttctaattaCATACAATAATAATGAATTTCCTCTCATATggcaaaaattacgattttcaataaaaattaacccTTAAAATTTCCGGTCGATTTAACGagtttttctaaataacgaaagggcctgacaatatatcgtgcGTAAAACCGATCATCGGCTGTAATGGTTGAATTagtttaacttaaatttatcatttccaaTTGACAAAAACCAACTTTACGCCGTAAATAATTAAAGTTAAGCgtggtcattttgacgaaggatgactctcTAGGGTTAATAAACTGCAATGAAAACAGTTCCAAGTAAATGCAACGATTCGATTTTTTTGTGacaataaaattagattttcttttaaaattacgTGGTTTTATGAAAATCGTTATGAACGTTGTTTGTTTTAGAAACTCCGTGCACcggttttgtataaaaagtCCGGGTTGTTTAGACCTTGAAACCCCGGTTTTAATCAATCTATTCCCTATATAATTCTggattagtttttgttttgtttgttattaattatgtttttcttttaatattatatattatgca encodes:
- the LOC142226802 gene encoding uncharacterized protein LOC142226802 isoform X1, whose amino-acid sequence is MEPNDEVVERQKLVEVETEEDVTNSAPKSATPASPMAMPKINIKSISSGDSRNSASCSIERSDKVGHNTSAKVTYINERRPRPHLHGTHDERFEFKSRPRKLLKDGDDNSINDITQLSSSSDTQSDESTTNIDEVLSFKTKQYTANTNNNNNYKNICPSNLDQAYAATSTIASAAASVAVAATNPNSGGSNDHHKINQNNTTNKNNNSSSTNGSGPYHPHSVISSTRRKPSVSTSTGVSVSAGYPGLMSSMNTSNNLSDKFDQRPIKHHSFVSEVPDVKHMERALLGLLDDFHSGKLKAFGSGCTMDQMTKIREQQESLAKLHFELAASEEDSLENGNDFNAAKAQENMLQLMQRLEQLSISIEQLQTSHTGL